A genome region from Methanolinea sp. includes the following:
- a CDS encoding molybdopterin dinucleotide binding domain-containing protein — translation TTGRCIWQWHTGTMTRRSASLEAEEPTGWIEINPEDAKALGIKNGETVRATTRRGSVEVTARVTPDIMKGVTFMPFHYRECPANILTNNALDPIAKIPEFKACAVRIEKIEGGK, via the coding sequence TCACCACAGGCCGGTGCATCTGGCAGTGGCACACGGGGACGATGACCCGCAGGTCCGCGTCGCTCGAGGCCGAGGAACCCACCGGCTGGATCGAGATCAACCCCGAGGACGCAAAGGCACTCGGGATAAAGAACGGCGAGACAGTCAGGGCAACGACCCGCCGCGGGTCCGTCGAGGTCACCGCGCGCGTCACGCCCGACATTATGAAGGGTGTCACGTTCATGCCGTTCCACTACAGGGAGTGCCCTGCAAACATCCTCACCAACAACGCGCTCGATCCCATCGCGAAGATCCCGGAGTTCAAGGCCTGTGCCGTGAGAATCGAGAAGATCGAGGGGGGGAAATAG
- a CDS encoding Coenzyme F420 hydrogenase/dehydrogenase, beta subunit C-terminal domain, whose amino-acid sequence MSKKGDMFYAWTADAALAEKAECGGAVSGLLKFMLEKKIVDAVLAVKRGQDIYDAVPTIVTDPAQIGETAGSLHCGTLLLSKIVKKFLDGAGDKKIAMTVKGCDAMGLYELAKRQQVNLDNIVMIGVNCGGTVSPVMARKMIREKFGVDPDTVTKEEIDKGQFIIEYPGGHKGIKIDDLEEEGYGRRSNCRRCKMKVPRQADLACGNWGVIGDKAGKATFVEVCSEKGARILDEAVKAGAINVEPASPQGIEMRKKVENAMLKLGDKWRERDFASLGTGTDRLKKIVKETSRCIKCYQCIENCPICYCVECSTKKPYLVKPGEVPPSFMFHLIRYAHIADSCINCGQCEELCAMDIPNALFMHAQQVELQKMFGHVPGVDMKLPVLALVEEREERERLHATGSDQIFDIFK is encoded by the coding sequence ATGTCCAAGAAGGGTGACATGTTCTACGCCTGGACTGCGGATGCAGCCCTCGCCGAGAAGGCCGAGTGCGGTGGCGCCGTCTCCGGCCTCCTGAAGTTCATGCTCGAGAAGAAGATCGTCGACGCCGTGCTCGCCGTGAAGCGGGGGCAGGACATCTACGACGCGGTCCCCACCATCGTCACGGACCCTGCCCAGATTGGCGAGACCGCGGGATCCCTCCACTGCGGGACGCTGCTGCTCTCGAAGATCGTGAAGAAGTTCCTCGACGGCGCGGGGGACAAGAAGATCGCGATGACCGTGAAGGGCTGCGACGCGATGGGGCTGTACGAGCTCGCGAAGCGGCAGCAGGTGAACCTCGACAACATCGTGATGATCGGCGTCAACTGCGGGGGGACGGTCAGCCCCGTGATGGCGCGCAAGATGATCCGCGAGAAGTTCGGGGTCGACCCCGACACGGTCACGAAGGAGGAGATCGATAAGGGCCAGTTCATCATCGAGTACCCGGGAGGCCACAAGGGCATCAAGATCGATGACCTCGAGGAGGAGGGCTACGGGCGCCGCTCCAACTGCCGCCGGTGCAAGATGAAGGTCCCGCGCCAGGCCGACCTCGCGTGCGGGAACTGGGGTGTCATCGGCGACAAGGCCGGCAAGGCCACCTTCGTCGAAGTCTGCAGCGAGAAGGGCGCGCGCATCCTCGACGAGGCGGTCAAGGCAGGCGCGATCAATGTCGAGCCCGCGAGCCCGCAGGGCATCGAGATGCGCAAGAAGGTCGAGAACGCCATGCTCAAGCTCGGCGACAAGTGGCGCGAGAGAGATTTCGCGTCCCTCGGGACGGGCACGGACCGGCTCAAGAAGATCGTGAAGGAGACGTCCCGGTGCATCAAGTGCTACCAGTGCATCGAGAACTGCCCGATCTGCTACTGCGTCGAGTGCAGCACGAAGAAGCCCTACCTCGTGAAACCCGGCGAGGTGCCGCCGAGCTTCATGTTCCACCTGATCCGGTACGCACACATCGCGGACTCCTGCATCAACTGCGGCCAGTGCGAGGAGCTCTGCGCGATGGACATCCCGAACGCGCTCTTCATGCACGCCCAGCAGGTCGAGCTCCAGAAGATGTTCGGCCACGTCCCGGGCGTCGACATGAAGCTGCCGGTGCTCGCCCTCGTCGAGGAGCGCGAGGAGCGCGAGAGGCTCCACGCGACGGGGAGCGACCAGATCTTCGACATCTTCAAGTGA
- a CDS encoding thioredoxin family protein — translation MGGGNLVEVTDSTFEKVVEKNTIPVLVMFYSPTCPHCRAMDPYFREYAGEYEGKVLFARLDVFAGQWTAERFGVRSTPTFKFFCSGRPVLELVGAVYPALLKRMIEDGLQNGKECAARSTAINYDVTGYA, via the coding sequence ATGGGTGGCGGAAACCTCGTCGAGGTGACGGACAGCACGTTCGAGAAGGTCGTGGAGAAGAATACCATCCCCGTCCTCGTCATGTTCTACAGCCCGACCTGCCCCCACTGCAGGGCGATGGACCCGTACTTCCGCGAGTACGCGGGGGAGTACGAGGGGAAGGTCCTCTTCGCCCGCCTCGACGTCTTCGCCGGGCAGTGGACGGCCGAGAGGTTCGGGGTGAGGAGTACCCCCACCTTCAAGTTCTTCTGCAGCGGGAGGCCCGTCCTCGAGCTCGTGGGCGCGGTGTACCCGGCGCTCTTAAAGAGGATGATCGAGGACGGTCTCCAGAACGGGAAGGAGTGCGCTGCGCGCTCGACGGCAATCAACTACGACGTGACCGGGTACGCGTGA
- a CDS encoding phosphate ABC transporter substrate-binding protein — protein sequence MAKAATCFALVIAIALFACGCTQQAGKETGTPAPTAPARQSISLSGSTTVLPVAQAAADAYMNARKDVEIMVTGGGSSVGIQAAGEGTADIGMSSRDLKAEEKTRYPDLVSTVIGNDGIAVIVHPSNTVGPLTLAQVKGIYRGNYTNWKELGGPDLPIVVVGRDSASGTREFFHEKVMHKEDFVSTQLEKNSNGAVKQTVAQTPGAIGYVGLGYLDEAVKGVPIVVDGVPVEPTIQNVLDKKYPIARPLLLVTKGEPKGLARDFIQFLLSAEGQAILKKEGFVPLVQG from the coding sequence ATGGCAAAGGCTGCCACGTGCTTTGCGCTCGTCATCGCGATCGCGCTCTTTGCCTGCGGCTGCACGCAGCAGGCAGGAAAGGAAACCGGAACTCCGGCGCCGACCGCCCCGGCCCGCCAGTCCATCTCCCTCTCGGGGTCGACGACCGTCCTCCCGGTCGCCCAGGCCGCGGCGGACGCCTACATGAACGCCCGCAAGGACGTGGAGATCATGGTGACCGGCGGGGGATCGAGCGTCGGCATCCAGGCCGCCGGCGAGGGGACGGCAGACATCGGGATGTCCTCGCGCGACCTCAAGGCGGAGGAGAAGACCCGGTACCCTGACCTCGTTTCGACCGTGATTGGGAACGACGGCATCGCCGTGATCGTCCACCCGTCGAACACCGTCGGCCCCCTCACCCTCGCGCAGGTCAAGGGGATCTACAGGGGGAACTACACGAACTGGAAGGAGCTCGGCGGGCCTGACCTCCCGATCGTCGTCGTGGGCAGGGACAGCGCCTCCGGGACCCGCGAGTTCTTCCACGAGAAGGTGATGCACAAGGAGGACTTCGTTTCGACCCAGCTCGAGAAGAACTCGAACGGCGCCGTGAAGCAGACCGTCGCCCAGACGCCGGGCGCGATCGGGTACGTGGGCCTCGGGTACCTCGACGAGGCCGTGAAGGGCGTGCCGATCGTCGTGGACGGCGTCCCGGTCGAACCGACCATCCAGAACGTGCTCGACAAGAAGTACCCGATCGCCCGGCCGCTCCTCCTCGTGACGAAGGGCGAGCCGAAGGGCCTCGCGCGGGACTTCATCCAGTTCCTGCTCAGCGCCGAGGGCCAGGCGATCCTGAAGAAGGAGGGCTTCGTCCCGCTCGTGCAAGGGTAA
- the pstA gene encoding phosphate ABC transporter permease PstA produces MRVPSPGFPRAGRRPKIPAGEAIVRLVLLACASFAVVAIFFIIAFLLRDGYPAFLEGGIGDFLLGPVWNPTSYPAGKYGILPLVAGTLLVTAGAMAVSVPLGIACAICIARLAPPAVKSVVKPAVELLAGIPSVVYGFFGLIVLTDWIRVTFGVPSGESWLAGSLLLGVMALPTIISVSEDAISCVPREYAEGSLALGATHWQTISGVVVPAALPGISAAVILGMGRAIGETMAVLMVTGNAAVIPSPLWNVLSPVRTLTGTLGIEMGEVAVGTTHYHALFGVAVVLLAITLLVNLAANAVIGRIRESYVPGRQSCAATRGRERGPLVPPAVTGRAGKVLAVAALSLVGLPLAGPAGFAGFALLFAFIAVAWQKVPPKAAEKVAFSLLFAATAAVLAALAVILWDILWNGLPALSWEFLTQSPRDLGRGGGIFPAIVGTLYLVAGAIALALPVGFGAAIYLSEYRGEGRVTRIVRTGTDLLNGTPSIVFGLFGFSFLVLFLNFGVSLLAGQVTLALMILPTIIRTTEESLKSVPVSLREGSLALGATQWQTISRVVVPPAVPGMITGAILSIGRAAGETAPILFTAVVFSQRFLPDSPFSPVMALPYHLFILATNVPGAEAQKYGTAVVLLLLVILFYALAIAIRMHYSRKVRW; encoded by the coding sequence ATGCGCGTTCCATCGCCCGGCTTCCCGCGGGCAGGACGAAGGCCGAAAATCCCGGCCGGCGAGGCCATCGTCCGCCTCGTCCTCCTCGCCTGCGCCTCTTTCGCCGTCGTCGCGATATTCTTCATCATCGCATTCCTCCTCCGCGACGGGTACCCCGCGTTCCTCGAGGGGGGAATCGGGGACTTCCTCCTCGGCCCCGTCTGGAACCCGACGAGTTACCCGGCGGGGAAGTACGGGATCCTCCCCCTCGTCGCGGGAACGCTCCTCGTGACCGCCGGCGCGATGGCCGTCTCCGTCCCCCTCGGCATCGCGTGCGCGATCTGCATTGCGCGGCTCGCGCCCCCCGCAGTGAAGAGCGTCGTGAAACCCGCGGTCGAGCTCCTCGCCGGGATCCCCTCGGTCGTGTACGGGTTCTTCGGTCTCATCGTCCTCACCGACTGGATACGCGTCACCTTCGGCGTCCCCTCGGGAGAGTCATGGCTCGCGGGGTCCCTCCTCCTTGGCGTCATGGCACTGCCGACGATCATCAGCGTCTCGGAGGACGCAATCTCCTGCGTGCCGAGGGAGTACGCGGAGGGGAGCCTCGCGCTCGGGGCGACCCACTGGCAGACCATCTCGGGGGTCGTCGTTCCCGCTGCCCTGCCGGGGATCTCGGCGGCGGTCATCCTCGGGATGGGGAGGGCGATCGGGGAGACCATGGCGGTCCTCATGGTGACCGGGAATGCCGCCGTCATCCCCTCGCCGCTCTGGAACGTCCTCTCCCCCGTGAGGACTCTCACCGGGACGCTCGGGATCGAGATGGGGGAGGTCGCGGTCGGGACCACACACTACCACGCCCTCTTCGGCGTCGCGGTGGTCCTCCTCGCGATCACGCTCCTCGTCAACCTCGCGGCGAACGCGGTCATCGGGAGGATAAGGGAGAGCTACGTGCCCGGCAGGCAGTCGTGCGCGGCCACCCGGGGGAGGGAGAGGGGTCCCCTCGTCCCCCCCGCGGTCACCGGGAGGGCGGGCAAGGTCCTCGCGGTCGCGGCCCTCTCCCTCGTCGGGCTCCCCCTCGCGGGGCCCGCCGGTTTCGCGGGGTTCGCCCTCCTCTTTGCATTCATCGCGGTCGCGTGGCAGAAAGTCCCGCCGAAGGCCGCGGAGAAAGTCGCGTTCTCCCTCCTCTTCGCGGCGACGGCCGCGGTCCTCGCGGCGCTCGCCGTCATCCTCTGGGACATCCTCTGGAACGGCCTCCCCGCACTCTCGTGGGAGTTCCTCACGCAGTCCCCGCGCGACCTCGGGCGCGGCGGCGGGATCTTCCCCGCGATCGTCGGGACCCTGTACCTCGTCGCGGGGGCCATCGCGCTCGCCCTCCCGGTGGGGTTCGGCGCCGCGATCTACCTCTCGGAGTACAGGGGGGAGGGGCGCGTCACGAGGATCGTCCGGACCGGGACCGATCTCCTCAACGGGACGCCCTCGATCGTCTTCGGCCTCTTCGGGTTCTCGTTCCTCGTCCTGTTCCTGAACTTCGGCGTCAGCCTGCTCGCGGGGCAGGTCACCCTCGCGCTCATGATCCTCCCCACCATCATCAGGACGACGGAGGAGTCGCTCAAGAGCGTGCCCGTCTCCCTCCGCGAGGGGAGCCTCGCGCTCGGAGCGACGCAGTGGCAGACGATCTCGCGCGTCGTCGTCCCGCCGGCGGTCCCGGGGATGATCACGGGGGCGATCCTCTCGATCGGGCGGGCCGCGGGGGAGACCGCCCCGATCCTCTTCACCGCGGTCGTCTTCTCCCAGAGGTTCCTCCCCGACTCCCCGTTCTCGCCGGTGATGGCCCTGCCCTACCACCTCTTCATCCTCGCGACGAACGTGCCGGGGGCCGAGGCGCAGAAGTACGGGACCGCCGTCGTCCTCCTCCTCCTCGTGATCCTCTTCTACGCGCTCGCGATCGCGATCCGGATGCACTACAGCAGGAAGGTCCGGTGGTGA
- the phoU gene encoding phosphate signaling complex protein PhoU: MKDKFHDEMAKMKADVLGMGLFAEQMLSDAMRALKENDLALARDVKERKAALSEKNDALEEEAYRMIALYQPVARDMRAIACALKVISSAERIGRYGKDIAGIVITLGDPRPHDLVSALCLPHMGDLVIAMIHDALKAYETGDLSLIARHSERDDVVDALRHTIFREGLTYMMEDPRTITRCTYYIMVVRYLERCADHSCKIAEKVHYMVTGERIEIK; this comes from the coding sequence ATGAAAGACAAGTTCCACGACGAGATGGCCAAGATGAAGGCTGATGTCCTCGGGATGGGGCTCTTTGCGGAGCAGATGCTCTCGGACGCGATGAGAGCGCTCAAGGAGAACGACCTTGCACTCGCGAGGGATGTCAAGGAGCGGAAGGCCGCGCTCTCCGAGAAGAACGACGCGCTCGAGGAGGAAGCGTACAGGATGATCGCGCTCTACCAGCCGGTCGCGCGCGACATGCGCGCGATCGCGTGCGCGCTCAAGGTGATCTCCTCTGCCGAGCGGATCGGCAGGTACGGGAAAGACATCGCGGGGATCGTCATCACCCTCGGTGACCCCCGGCCGCACGACCTCGTCTCTGCCCTCTGCCTGCCCCACATGGGCGACCTCGTGATCGCGATGATCCACGACGCACTCAAGGCGTACGAGACCGGCGACCTCTCGCTCATCGCGCGCCACTCCGAGAGGGACGACGTGGTCGACGCCCTCCGCCACACCATCTTCCGCGAGGGGCTCACCTACATGATGGAGGACCCGCGCACGATCACGCGCTGCACGTACTACATCATGGTCGTCCGCTACCTCGAGCGGTGCGCCGACCACTCCTGCAAGATCGCGGAGAAGGTCCACTACATGGTCACCGGGGAGCGGATCGAGATCAAGTGA
- a CDS encoding RimK-like ATPgrasp N-terminal domain-containing protein, which produces MHAGGTTWFVSEDYSYRSATYYAVLSRELAGDAVAPGTESMLDAFVVPVCLERAARHGIPVAPYTIAHTCPAAPAIVYGLNYFSRASHFEVLAGDGRDQGKVRHATSNGKYPCCAQEFPRGSGIVRAISVFGRTLSPFPGVQEIAGQVFSCFRVPLVELVCISGPGGTVLSSLCPVRYSRLAPGERRLLKAHILGQAFL; this is translated from the coding sequence GTGCATGCGGGCGGCACCACGTGGTTTGTCTCGGAGGATTACTCCTACAGGAGCGCCACGTACTACGCCGTCCTTTCCCGCGAGCTCGCGGGCGACGCGGTCGCACCGGGCACGGAATCGATGCTCGACGCGTTCGTCGTTCCCGTGTGCCTCGAGCGCGCCGCACGGCACGGCATCCCCGTCGCCCCGTACACCATCGCGCACACGTGCCCTGCCGCCCCCGCCATCGTGTACGGCCTGAACTACTTCTCCCGCGCATCCCACTTCGAGGTCCTCGCGGGGGACGGGCGCGACCAGGGGAAGGTGCGCCACGCGACGAGCAACGGGAAGTACCCCTGCTGCGCGCAGGAGTTCCCGCGGGGGAGCGGGATTGTCCGGGCGATCTCCGTCTTCGGGAGGACACTTTCACCGTTCCCCGGGGTGCAGGAGATCGCAGGGCAGGTCTTCTCGTGCTTCCGCGTCCCGCTCGTCGAACTCGTCTGCATCTCCGGCCCGGGGGGGACCGTCCTCTCCTCGCTCTGCCCGGTGCGCTACTCCCGTCTTGCGCCCGGCGAGCGGCGCCTCCTCAAGGCGCACATCCTCGGACAGGCATTCCTATGA
- a CDS encoding RimK family alpha-L-glutamate ligase: MSRLGIFVDRKTLSSSDQLNALIRCRDTAEGMGHSVEFIFPVDMRKVRQVDGLFIRARTDPMNVTYVASRIAASSGIPVIDDPDSIRVCSDKVNMYMHLHRAGIPIPRTLFIAKDDIHPTRVREIMNGLGTPLVLKEPSTSFSLRVERVDDPVAFMRVARRYLKMSDWVVAQEYVRSTYDWRIGVLRGEFLYACKYIIPPQTFKIQDSVNGHLVSCTVESVPEDAVPDHVRALGVAAGRAIGDGLYGVDIKDGERPCVIEVNDNPSLEGGEDTFYPHVYREIVCALLGT, translated from the coding sequence ATGAGCCGCCTCGGGATATTCGTCGACCGGAAAACCCTCTCCTCCTCGGACCAGCTCAACGCCCTGATCCGGTGCAGGGACACCGCCGAGGGGATGGGGCACTCCGTCGAGTTCATCTTCCCGGTCGACATGAGGAAGGTCCGGCAGGTGGACGGCCTCTTCATACGGGCGAGAACCGACCCGATGAACGTCACGTACGTCGCGTCGAGGATCGCCGCGTCATCCGGTATCCCGGTCATCGACGATCCCGATTCCATCCGGGTCTGCTCCGACAAGGTGAACATGTACATGCACCTCCACCGGGCCGGGATCCCGATCCCGCGGACGCTCTTCATCGCGAAGGACGATATCCACCCGACGCGCGTCCGCGAGATCATGAACGGCCTCGGGACGCCCCTCGTCCTGAAGGAACCCTCGACCTCCTTCTCGCTCCGGGTGGAACGGGTGGACGACCCGGTCGCCTTCATGCGGGTCGCGCGGCGCTACCTCAAGATGTCTGACTGGGTCGTCGCACAGGAGTACGTGCGGAGCACGTACGACTGGAGGATAGGGGTCCTCCGCGGGGAGTTCCTCTACGCTTGCAAGTACATCATCCCGCCGCAGACCTTCAAGATACAGGACTCGGTGAACGGGCACCTCGTCTCCTGCACCGTCGAGAGCGTCCCGGAAGACGCCGTCCCCGACCACGTGAGGGCGCTCGGCGTCGCGGCGGGAAGGGCGATCGGGGACGGGCTCTACGGCGTCGACATAAAGGACGGGGAGAGACCGTGCGTGATAGAGGTGAACGACAATCCCTCCCTCGAGGGCGGGGAGGACACGTTCTACCCCCACGTGTACAGGGAGATCGTCTGCGCCCTCCTCGGCACATGA
- a CDS encoding YkgJ family cysteine cluster protein, producing MTGKGDDPPGWQERASAVCGGCGGRCCHEARPPLTTRRVTILLRRGVAEGDIEYAGYSRIRAREDGMCALWEAGRCRVHDVKPETCRAGPFTFDVEGGTVRVFLKHESRCPLVSLLKSDPDMFRAQFRIAVENILSLAGALPPGELATISAIPEPDCDFVAGFPLRPRGRGGP from the coding sequence ATGACCGGAAAGGGCGACGACCCGCCTGGATGGCAGGAGAGGGCGAGTGCCGTCTGCGGGGGGTGCGGGGGCCGGTGCTGCCACGAGGCTCGCCCCCCTCTCACCACCCGGCGGGTGACAATCCTCCTCCGGCGGGGTGTCGCGGAAGGGGACATCGAGTACGCGGGGTACTCCCGCATCCGGGCACGGGAGGACGGGATGTGCGCATTGTGGGAGGCTGGCAGGTGCCGGGTCCACGACGTCAAGCCCGAGACGTGCCGGGCAGGCCCGTTCACGTTCGACGTGGAGGGGGGGACTGTCCGGGTATTCCTCAAGCACGAGTCCCGGTGCCCGCTCGTCTCCCTCCTGAAATCCGACCCCGACATGTTCAGGGCGCAGTTCAGGATCGCCGTGGAGAACATCCTCTCCCTCGCGGGGGCGCTCCCGCCAGGCGAACTCGCGACAATAAGCGCGATCCCTGAACCCGACTGCGACTTCGTCGCGGGGTTCCCGCTCCGCCCCCGCGGCAGGGGAGGCCCATGA
- a CDS encoding glutamate-cysteine ligase family protein: MKTGTEHEYSINSADFVPLPCSDRILAGAGGTPYGEVPMAGATIGKELQKTVLEFVPAYPHRSIPVLESLVYSGIKEFSRRFSGRYTLLGLGMHPTLSPSRDLVWDHGDAAIYREYDRLFGIARHGWVNVQAFQVNLEYRSEGQLVRMFNRVRALMPFLVAVSAASPFVEGRLTGTLDSRLVYYMENQARIPEICDGIVTRPIASVDDYRGRLCLLYDLLREEGADALCEEWVASFGAIVRFSRPCIEIKVMDEQECVRSDMALCAFARALVRARDLPLEEDSDALRDLVAHAIRHGTAGLEDDLSRLYRRATGAATPGERHYLPLVGERIRGGCLAALLSRRYRETGDLPGIMRDLARCLAENRPYKGGEEE, encoded by the coding sequence ATGAAGACCGGGACGGAACACGAGTATTCGATCAACAGTGCAGACTTCGTTCCCCTGCCCTGTTCCGACCGGATCCTCGCCGGGGCCGGGGGCACCCCCTATGGTGAAGTCCCGATGGCAGGTGCGACCATCGGAAAGGAACTCCAGAAGACAGTCCTCGAGTTCGTCCCCGCGTACCCCCACCGCAGTATCCCCGTCCTTGAATCGCTCGTGTACTCCGGGATAAAGGAGTTCTCGAGGCGGTTTTCCGGCCGGTACACCCTCCTCGGCCTCGGGATGCACCCGACCCTCTCCCCTTCCCGCGACCTCGTCTGGGACCACGGCGACGCAGCGATCTACCGCGAGTACGACAGGCTGTTTGGCATCGCGCGGCACGGGTGGGTGAACGTCCAGGCATTCCAGGTCAACCTCGAGTATAGGAGCGAGGGGCAGCTCGTCAGGATGTTCAACAGGGTGCGCGCACTCATGCCTTTCCTCGTCGCGGTCTCGGCCGCGTCCCCCTTCGTCGAGGGGCGGCTCACCGGGACGCTCGATTCCCGGCTCGTATATTACATGGAGAACCAGGCGAGGATCCCGGAGATCTGCGACGGGATCGTCACGCGGCCGATCGCGTCTGTCGACGACTACCGCGGGAGGCTCTGTCTCCTCTACGACCTCCTCCGGGAGGAGGGCGCGGATGCACTCTGCGAGGAGTGGGTCGCGTCATTCGGCGCGATCGTCCGGTTCAGCCGCCCCTGCATCGAGATAAAGGTCATGGACGAGCAGGAGTGCGTCCGCTCTGACATGGCGCTCTGCGCGTTTGCCCGGGCGCTCGTGCGTGCCCGGGATCTCCCCCTCGAGGAAGACTCCGACGCGCTCCGCGACCTCGTCGCGCACGCGATCCGGCACGGGACCGCCGGCCTCGAGGACGATCTCTCCCGTCTCTACCGCCGCGCGACCGGTGCCGCCACGCCCGGGGAGAGGCACTACCTCCCCCTCGTCGGGGAGAGGATCCGGGGAGGGTGCCTCGCCGCCCTGCTCTCCCGGAGGTACAGGGAGACGGGAGATCTCCCCGGGATCATGCGCGATCTCGCGCGCTGCCTCGCGGAGAATCGGCCGTACAAGGGCGGGGAGGAGGAGTAG
- a CDS encoding DNA-directed RNA polymerase, which produces MNERGFRGGFDRPRTMTKAVCADCGAECEVPFVPTEGRPVYCRACLPKHRKPRY; this is translated from the coding sequence ATGAACGAGAGAGGTTTCAGGGGCGGGTTCGACCGGCCCCGGACGATGACGAAGGCCGTGTGCGCGGACTGTGGAGCAGAATGCGAGGTACCGTTCGTCCCCACCGAGGGGAGGCCGGTGTACTGCCGGGCGTGCCTGCCCAAGCACAGGAAGCCCCGGTACTAG